The following are encoded together in the Kwoniella europaea PYCC6329 chromosome 1, complete sequence genome:
- a CDS encoding ATP-dependent rRNA helicase RRP3 produces MSASASSEASSSRSQSPSGSVSSSRSPSPEFDPSAPEPSESNKQFSDLGISPELCAACSSMGFKKPTDIQIESIPPALEGKDIIGLAQTGSGKTAAFSLPILQSLWENPQPFFALVLAPTRELAYQISQQVTSLGSGIGVRTATIVGGMDMMSQSIALSKRPHVIVATPGRLMDHLENTKGFSLKSLKYLVMDEADRLLDMDFGPIIDKILKVIPKERNTYLFSATMTTKVAKLQRASLNKPVRVEVSSKYSTVSTLLQHYLLLPLKAKDTHLIYLTNELASSSMIIFTRTVNDSQRLSIILRRLGFPAIPLHGQMSQSMRLASLNKFKSGGRSILVATDVASRGLDIPLVDLVINYDMPTNSKDYVHRVGRTARAGRSGKSITLVTQYDVEILQRIESHIGKKMISFDVDKEAVSLLTDTVAKANREAALEMRELGNGGKGGKRGRDMGSKRKFDDGDDRDRDDDTHEAGMGMMKKRNGNGKSNKFSNAGKKKVRR; encoded by the exons ATGTCCGCCTCAGCATCCTCCGAGGCGTCCTCGTCTCGCTCCCAATCCCCCTCCGGTTCAGTCTCCTCCTCAAGATCCCCCTCGCCGGAATTCGATCCCTCCGCTCCCGAACCTTCAGAGTCCAACAAACAGTTCTCAGACTTGGGTATATCACCTGAACTATGTGCGGCATGTAGCTCAATGGGGTTCAAGAAACCTACCGATATCCAAATCGAATCTATACCTCCTGcgttggaaggtaaagatatCATCGGTTTAGCCCAGACTGGATCGGGTAAAACGGCTGCGTTCAGTTTGCCCATCTTGCAGAGTCTATGGGAGAACCCACAACCTTTCTTCGCACTTGTACTTGCTCCTACTCG TGAACTGGCATATCAGATATCCCAACAGGTTACTTCCCTCGGATCGGGAATTGGCGTCAGGACAGCTACTATAGTAGGAGGAATGGATATGATGTCTCAATCTATCGCTCTATCAAAAAGGCCACATGTGATAGTCGCTACTCCAGGTAGATTGATGGATCATTTGGAAAATACTAAAGGCTTTTCTCTAAAATCATTGAAATACCTC GTAATGGACGAAGCGGATAGATTACTCGATATGGATTTCGGACCTATAATAGACAAGATATTAAAAGTGATACCTAAAGAACGGAACACCTATCTGTTCTCTGCCACGATGACAACAAAAGTTGCCAAGTTGCAGAGAGCAAGTCTGAACAAACCTGTTAGAGTTGAGGTATCCTCCAA GTATTCTACCGTATCAACTCTTCTACAGCActacctcctccttcccctcAAAGCCAAAGACACGCATTTGATATACCTCACCAACGAACTGGCCTCATCATctatgatcatcttcaccagaACGGTCAACGACTCCCAACGATTGTCCATCATTCTCAGGAGACTAGGATTCCCCGCTATCCCCCTGCACGGCCAGATGTCGCAATCTATGCGATTGGCAAGTCTGAACAAGTTCAAATCTGGTGGAAGGAGTATATTGGTAGCTACCGATGTGGCTAGTAGAGGTCTGGATATCCCTTTGGTCGATCTGGTGATC AACTACGACATGCCTACCAACTCCAAAGACTACGTTCACAGAGTAGGTCGTACCGCTCGAGCGGGACGTTCCGGTAAATCCATCACCTTAGTCACCCAATACGATGTCGAAATCCTTCAACGTATAGAATCTCATATAGGCAAGAAAATGATTTCGTTTGACGTCGATAAAGAAGCTGTCAGTCTATTGACTGATACAGTCGCAAAGGCCAATCGAGAAGCAGCTTTGGAAATGCGTGAGCTAGGTAatggaggtaaaggtggaaAGAGAGGTAGAGATATGGGTAGCAAAAGGAAATTcgatgatggggatgatagagatagagatgatgatactcatGAAGCTGGGATGGGTATGATGAAAAAgagaaatgggaatgggaaaagTAACAAGTTTAGTAATGCTGGTAAAAAGAAGGTCAGAAGGTGA